Proteins found in one Gammaproteobacteria bacterium genomic segment:
- a CDS encoding Gfo/Idh/MocA family oxidoreductase has translation MPYKIGIVGAARRQQGTGPYIARTFANLGHEICAIVGTSENSSTEAVAYLSSQYGINALGYTSASKMIEQHSLDILVIASPPATHLSYLELGAEKKLHIFCEKPFWWPENEKLDLPNYQKKLEKVIELSKANQRLIHLNTQWPYTLKDFVRLHPYAIIHNEIKQFAMHLSPQSKGVKMLVDAASHGLSMLYQLVGAGNLNDIKVEHSPNSVSINFDYDHQRGRTKTKLKFNQSNETPKPASYQINGHEVKRTVSLPEYQIQLQSDQQTISITDPLDASIRDFLASIDAELLSDEDALMLGARHLYQLIENY, from the coding sequence ATGCCCTATAAAATTGGAATAGTTGGCGCGGCAAGACGACAGCAAGGAACCGGCCCATATATAGCGCGTACGTTCGCTAATCTTGGCCACGAGATATGCGCTATTGTTGGTACCAGTGAAAATTCAAGCACTGAAGCAGTGGCATACTTATCCAGTCAATATGGAATTAATGCTCTAGGATACACCAGTGCCAGCAAAATGATTGAGCAGCACAGTCTCGACATTCTTGTCATTGCTTCGCCTCCTGCGACCCATCTTTCCTACCTAGAATTAGGCGCAGAGAAAAAGTTACATATTTTTTGTGAAAAACCATTTTGGTGGCCAGAGAATGAAAAACTAGACCTACCAAACTATCAGAAAAAACTTGAAAAAGTTATTGAGCTATCCAAGGCAAATCAAAGACTGATACATTTAAATACTCAATGGCCTTATACATTGAAGGATTTTGTACGTCTGCACCCATATGCCATTATTCACAATGAAATCAAGCAGTTTGCTATGCACTTAAGCCCTCAGAGTAAAGGGGTTAAAATGCTGGTGGACGCAGCTTCTCACGGCTTAAGTATGCTGTATCAGCTTGTCGGTGCTGGCAATCTGAATGATATTAAGGTTGAACATTCGCCTAATAGTGTTTCAATCAATTTTGATTACGATCATCAGCGCGGCCGTACAAAAACAAAATTAAAATTTAATCAGTCTAATGAAACTCCTAAGCCAGCAAGCTATCAAATAAACGGCCATGAAGTTAAACGGACAGTTTCGTTACCCGAGTATCAAATTCAGTTACAATCCGATCAGCAAACAATATCGATAACTGACCCTTTAGATGCATCAATCAGAGATTTTCTGGCAAGTATAGACGCAGAATTGCTATCAGACGAAGATGCCCTGATGCTAGGAGCGCGTCATTTATATCAATTGATCGAGAATTATTAA
- a CDS encoding radical SAM protein: protein MEKIHNTNGDVLMEVSPLIDFRYKNSVQSALQIVDTPLHTKNKNGQHKEKQVELSPIHDFSAKLRQPSIINTLKEYVNWQVKWRDAYAEGKSIEEILEQAPNHAPLSVNLDVTTACNYRCDHCVDMDILNTGIRYEHERLKNSLTTLIDRGLRSVIIIGGGEPTVYPGFADIVKHLKARDIQIGVVTNGSRMDRIADVADVLTKGDWVRLSLDSGDNDTFRAMHKPVSKKVTLDWICSHIPDIKKINPDFQIGYSFIVVWRDCEANDTEIIDNTNEIIEAAKRAKQYEFDYISYKPFLTRAEENNAEVVNLTQEEQSIDSIIKKIRTSIDETKQLENETFSVIESTNLRVLENGSYKDFIDQPGTCHMQYFRQVLSPLGVFNCPVYRHVPQALVGGKHEYENKDLFEETQKNTLRLIEAFDASRECRNVTCLYNHANWLIEDLIKHPEKLETLEVSNERHDYFL, encoded by the coding sequence ATGGAAAAGATTCACAATACAAACGGTGATGTATTAATGGAAGTCTCACCTTTAATCGACTTTCGCTACAAAAACTCTGTCCAATCAGCCCTGCAAATTGTAGACACACCTTTGCATACAAAAAACAAAAACGGTCAACACAAAGAGAAACAAGTAGAACTTTCTCCCATCCATGATTTTTCTGCCAAATTACGCCAACCCTCAATTATTAATACACTTAAAGAATATGTGAATTGGCAAGTAAAATGGAGAGACGCTTACGCTGAAGGCAAATCTATTGAAGAAATTCTAGAGCAGGCACCTAATCATGCACCATTATCAGTTAATTTAGATGTTACTACAGCATGTAATTATCGCTGCGACCATTGCGTAGACATGGATATTCTGAATACTGGTATACGTTATGAACATGAGCGGCTTAAAAATTCTCTTACTACACTAATTGACAGAGGCTTACGCTCAGTAATTATTATTGGGGGCGGCGAACCGACTGTATACCCTGGTTTTGCTGATATTGTTAAACATTTAAAAGCACGAGACATTCAAATTGGCGTAGTCACCAACGGCAGTCGCATGGATAGAATTGCTGATGTTGCGGATGTGCTCACTAAAGGCGACTGGGTTCGATTATCGCTTGATTCTGGTGATAACGACACATTCCGTGCAATGCATAAACCTGTCAGCAAAAAAGTCACACTAGATTGGATATGCTCGCATATTCCAGATATAAAGAAAATTAATCCTGACTTTCAGATTGGTTACAGTTTTATCGTGGTATGGAGAGATTGCGAGGCAAATGATACAGAAATTATCGATAATACCAATGAAATAATTGAAGCTGCTAAACGTGCTAAACAATATGAGTTCGATTATATTTCTTACAAGCCATTCTTAACTCGAGCAGAAGAGAATAATGCCGAAGTAGTCAATTTAACTCAAGAGGAGCAATCTATTGATAGCATCATTAAAAAGATTCGCACATCAATTGATGAAACCAAACAACTAGAGAATGAAACATTTTCCGTAATTGAAAGCACAAATTTGCGTGTGCTAGAAAACGGCAGCTATAAAGACTTTATCGACCAGCCTGGTACTTGTCACATGCAATACTTCAGGCAAGTTCTAAGCCCATTAGGTGTTTTTAACTGCCCTGTCTATAGACATGTACCTCAAGCATTAGTTGGTGGGAAACATGAATATGAAAATAAAGATTTATTCGAAGAAACTCAAAAGAATACATTAAGATTAATTGAAGCCTTCGATGCGAGTCGTGAGTGTCGCAATGTTACTTGCCTCTATAATCATGCTAATTGGCTGATTGAAGATCTAATAAAACATCCTGAAAAACTTGAGACTCTAGAAGTTTCTAATGAGCGTCACGATTATTTTCTATAG
- the waaF gene encoding lipopolysaccharide heptosyltransferase II, with amino-acid sequence MEWNINKTLVVGPAWVGDMVMAQALYKALLSNSTSAQIHVVAPEWSRPLLQRMPQISVVHSLDVEHGEFGLAKRRRLGRQLRSEVFSQAIVLPRSYKSALVPWFARIPKRIGDVGEFRYGLITNTFESNKDKSIPNVCNYLRYIGIESDVKLVKKQYFPELNTDEDNQAKVLEKNAISNDAPLIACMVGAEYGPSKQWPVEHFSSLVKLLKKQGVNVCLLGSAKDVGVGKQIEQLSGESVFNLCGKTSLLDVIDILAICRVAVSNDSGLMHIAAAVDTPVIAMYGATTPVYTPPLHAEAKVFYVKLECSPCWQRSCQYDHYRCLKDIMPVDVLDAVIKRL; translated from the coding sequence TTGGAGTGGAATATTAATAAGACTTTAGTTGTTGGCCCCGCCTGGGTGGGTGATATGGTGATGGCGCAGGCGTTATACAAGGCATTGCTGAGTAATTCTACCTCAGCACAAATCCATGTGGTAGCACCAGAATGGTCGCGACCATTATTGCAGCGCATGCCGCAAATTTCAGTGGTCCATAGCCTCGATGTTGAGCACGGTGAATTTGGTCTAGCTAAGCGACGTCGTTTGGGTAGACAATTGCGAAGTGAAGTCTTCTCTCAGGCAATTGTATTGCCGCGCTCGTATAAATCAGCACTAGTCCCTTGGTTTGCAAGAATTCCAAAAAGGATAGGTGATGTTGGCGAATTTAGGTATGGTCTAATTACTAATACATTTGAATCTAATAAGGATAAAAGCATACCTAATGTATGTAACTATTTGCGTTATATTGGTATTGAATCAGATGTGAAGCTAGTTAAGAAACAATACTTCCCTGAATTAAATACCGATGAGGATAATCAGGCTAAAGTCTTAGAAAAAAATGCGATATCAAATGATGCTCCATTAATTGCTTGTATGGTAGGCGCGGAATATGGGCCATCTAAACAATGGCCAGTAGAACATTTCTCGTCGCTGGTGAAATTGTTAAAGAAGCAAGGTGTTAATGTATGCCTGCTAGGTTCAGCAAAAGATGTTGGGGTCGGTAAGCAGATCGAGCAGTTGTCTGGCGAATCTGTTTTCAATCTTTGTGGCAAAACAAGCTTGCTAGACGTAATTGATATACTTGCGATATGCAGAGTAGCCGTCAGTAATGACTCAGGATTAATGCATATTGCTGCTGCTGTCGACACTCCCGTGATTGCAATGTATGGAGCTACGACTCCTGTTTATACTCCTCCACTTCATGCTGAGGCGAAAGTATTCTACGTTAAGCTTGAATGTAGTCCTTGTTGGCAGCGTTCTTGTCAATATGATCACTATCGCTGTTTGAAGGATATCATGCCTGTAGATGTGCTAGATGCCGTTATCAAGCGTCTCTAA
- a CDS encoding lipopolysaccharide kinase InaA family protein yields MYIPNNIRQSSKKYTLGEYIIHPTHTNNQSLEQWIKELQFEQYESTTHRMQLHSRKRNNLYSFHLTCVDKEVILKVSQISKHYRWYRKLNLLLIGLIKNYSLNAYYGGIALEKINVDSLKVLGHWTCKRQTQSEKSYLLYEKVNSTMSVYDLCEQVSQTNKNSEAIIVSIAQSLAAVVRNLHRNNIRHGDPHSGNFLLRSSIKNFSQLKPDDVKQMKFTLIDLDKMHFVRNEKPWRKKLLDIRCIRRFRIHNINSTESLNYYLDRPASIIEKYTLVFWMKGGFNIYKWIKPTKKRN; encoded by the coding sequence GTGTATATTCCTAACAATATTCGCCAATCCTCTAAAAAGTACACTCTAGGTGAGTACATTATTCACCCTACTCACACAAATAACCAATCACTAGAGCAATGGATTAAAGAATTACAGTTTGAGCAATACGAATCAACAACTCACCGCATGCAACTGCATAGTCGGAAACGCAACAACCTTTATAGCTTTCATCTTACTTGTGTAGATAAAGAGGTAATTTTGAAGGTTTCTCAAATATCCAAACACTATCGATGGTATCGAAAACTCAACCTCTTGCTTATCGGTTTAATCAAAAATTATAGCTTAAACGCATACTATGGAGGAATTGCTTTAGAAAAAATTAACGTGGACAGTCTTAAAGTACTAGGTCACTGGACCTGTAAACGTCAAACACAAAGTGAAAAATCATATTTACTTTACGAAAAGGTTAACTCCACTATGTCAGTATATGATTTATGCGAACAGGTAAGCCAAACCAATAAAAACTCTGAAGCTATTATTGTCAGCATTGCACAGTCATTAGCGGCAGTGGTTCGCAATCTTCACAGAAATAATATTCGCCATGGTGATCCACATTCAGGAAATTTTTTATTGCGCTCTTCTATAAAGAACTTCAGTCAATTAAAACCAGATGATGTTAAGCAAATGAAATTTACGCTAATAGATTTAGATAAAATGCATTTCGTACGCAACGAAAAACCATGGAGGAAGAAATTATTAGATATTCGCTGTATTCGAAGGTTTCGAATACATAACATCAATAGCACAGAGAGCTTGAATTACTACCTGGATAGACCCGCTAGTATTATAGAAAAATATACTCTGGTTTTCTGGATGAAGGGTGGATTCAATATTTATAAATGGATCAAACCAACCAAGAAACGCAATTAG
- the hldE gene encoding bifunctional D-glycero-beta-D-manno-heptose-7-phosphate kinase/D-glycero-beta-D-manno-heptose 1-phosphate adenylyltransferase HldE, with product MDVHVLVVGDVMLDRYWHADANRISPEAPVPVASITDTHDRAGGAANVAQNISALGSQVTLLGAVGNDQEGEVLQTILQKQNIHTDFIYSASIRTTSKIRIVSRNQQLIRLDFDDKAHSCGAEVDEAFLANIENCSIVILSDYGKGVLSDAQEIIRIAVNNNKKVIVDPKGSDFSKYKNASVITPNYSEFCAVVGECDSEQDICQKAQKLCVEYNFEALLITRSEKGMTLVMQDGAVTNFPAQMREVYDVTGAGDTVISAFAMSLAADADYNQAARVANIAASIVVGKFGAATVSAEELTHGMLSYECPNSKLVSAEFLAKRIEDAHAKNQVVVFTNGCFDVLHKGHAHLLREASTFGDMVVVALNSDNSVRRLKGDERPINHLQDRAEMLSYFSSVDWVVSFEEETPEALIQHLNPDVLVKGGDYQADEIVGSKYVCDRGGEVKIIPFVEGYSTSNIISSIINKD from the coding sequence ATGGATGTTCATGTATTAGTAGTGGGCGATGTGATGCTAGATAGATACTGGCATGCAGATGCAAATCGAATTTCACCAGAAGCGCCGGTGCCAGTTGCTAGCATTACTGATACTCATGATCGAGCTGGCGGCGCTGCAAATGTGGCGCAAAATATTAGTGCTTTAGGATCGCAAGTCACTTTGCTGGGAGCAGTAGGCAATGATCAGGAAGGTGAGGTGCTGCAAACTATTTTGCAAAAACAAAATATTCATACTGATTTTATTTATAGTGCATCCATTCGTACAACTTCTAAAATAAGAATTGTCAGTCGAAATCAACAGTTGATCCGTTTAGATTTTGATGACAAGGCGCATAGCTGTGGTGCAGAAGTAGATGAAGCATTTTTAGCTAACATCGAAAATTGTTCCATAGTCATCCTCTCTGATTACGGCAAAGGTGTTTTATCCGATGCGCAGGAGATTATTCGCATAGCGGTAAATAATAATAAAAAAGTTATTGTTGATCCAAAGGGTTCGGATTTTTCTAAATATAAAAATGCTTCTGTGATTACACCGAACTATTCTGAGTTTTGTGCGGTTGTAGGTGAGTGCGATTCTGAACAAGATATTTGCCAGAAGGCGCAAAAATTATGTGTTGAGTATAATTTTGAAGCATTATTGATTACACGCAGCGAAAAAGGCATGACTTTGGTTATGCAAGACGGCGCAGTGACAAATTTTCCTGCGCAAATGCGCGAAGTCTATGATGTAACAGGTGCGGGTGACACAGTCATTTCTGCATTTGCTATGAGCTTGGCGGCGGATGCTGACTATAACCAAGCAGCGCGTGTTGCAAATATAGCTGCAAGTATCGTGGTGGGTAAATTTGGTGCTGCAACTGTTTCAGCTGAAGAATTAACTCACGGCATGCTGAGCTATGAGTGCCCTAACAGTAAGTTGGTGAGTGCAGAATTTTTGGCTAAACGAATAGAAGATGCACATGCTAAAAATCAAGTAGTTGTGTTTACCAATGGCTGTTTTGATGTTTTACATAAAGGTCATGCACATCTTTTGAGAGAAGCTTCTACCTTTGGTGATATGGTGGTAGTAGCTTTGAATTCTGATAACTCTGTGCGTCGACTTAAAGGAGATGAGCGTCCTATTAATCATCTTCAAGATCGAGCTGAAATGCTTTCATATTTCTCCTCAGTGGATTGGGTGGTTTCGTTTGAAGAAGAAACACCGGAAGCATTAATTCAACACTTGAACCCTGATGTATTAGTAAAGGGTGGGGATTATCAAGCTGATGAAATTGTGGGCTCAAAGTATGTATGCGATCGTGGTGGAGAAGTAAAAATTATTCCTTTTGTGGAAGGGTATTCTACTAGTAATATTATTTCCTCAATAATTAATAAAGACTGA
- a CDS encoding branched-chain amino acid transaminase, with amino-acid sequence MSMSDRNGIIWRDGEMIDWREASTHVLTHTLHYGAGVFEGVRAYDAKQGTAIFRLQDHTERLLNSAKIIGMKVPFSHEQLNQAQVEVVKANDMEYGYIRPMCFYGSEGMGLRADNLKVHCIVAAWEWGAYMGKECLENGIRVKTSSFTRHHVNATMCKAKVNGHYVNSMLALQEATQDGYDEALLLDPQGFVAEGSGENVFIVRDGILYTPELSSALDGITRKTIIGLASKMDIPVVEKLISRDEVYIADEAFFTGTAAEVTPIRELDNRPIGSGTRGPITEQLQSKYFKIVHGEVDEYINWLTPAC; translated from the coding sequence ATGTCGATGTCGGATCGAAACGGAATTATTTGGCGAGATGGAGAAATGATTGACTGGCGAGAGGCTAGTACTCATGTGCTTACTCACACACTGCATTATGGTGCAGGAGTGTTTGAGGGTGTGCGTGCATACGATGCCAAGCAAGGCACAGCAATTTTTCGTTTACAAGATCATACTGAGCGATTGTTAAATTCTGCAAAAATTATTGGTATGAAAGTGCCATTTAGTCATGAGCAATTAAACCAAGCGCAAGTGGAAGTGGTTAAAGCTAATGATATGGAATATGGTTATATACGGCCAATGTGTTTTTATGGATCGGAAGGCATGGGTCTGCGAGCAGATAATTTAAAAGTGCACTGCATAGTTGCTGCATGGGAGTGGGGCGCATACATGGGGAAAGAATGTTTAGAAAATGGTATTCGTGTTAAGACCTCTTCATTTACTCGTCATCATGTTAACGCCACAATGTGTAAAGCCAAGGTTAATGGGCACTATGTAAATTCTATGTTGGCTCTGCAAGAAGCAACTCAAGATGGATATGATGAGGCGCTATTATTAGATCCGCAAGGTTTTGTTGCAGAAGGCAGTGGAGAGAATGTATTTATTGTGCGTGATGGGATTTTATACACTCCTGAACTGAGTTCGGCATTAGATGGTATTACACGCAAAACAATTATTGGTTTGGCATCGAAGATGGATATTCCAGTAGTTGAAAAACTAATTTCACGAGATGAAGTTTATATTGCAGATGAAGCATTCTTTACTGGGACTGCAGCAGAAGTGACGCCTATTCGCGAGCTCGATAATCGTCCTATTGGTTCGGGAACGCGAGGACCTATTACTGAACAGCTGCAGTCTAAATACTTTAAAATTGTCCACGGTGAAGTGGACGAATACATAAACTGGTTAACGCCTGCTTGTTAG
- the glnE gene encoding bifunctional [glutamate--ammonia ligase]-adenylyl-L-tyrosine phosphorylase/[glutamate--ammonia-ligase] adenylyltransferase codes for MRDSIIISAQTQERWQEFISKQSLSAKTVESQELVKTLWERSKYSERLCQKYPHWLSELVEVSSAPLKRSIVVDQVYQAVVEANEEESLKQCLREIRHKLLLQICWKDLVLRAEILDILQELSVLADACVKVTADWMRNSLIEKYGVPRTEQNQQVNFVVIAMGKLGGEELNFSSDIDVMFCYSDSGQSDGEQSISNQEFFTQFAQGVIRILSDVTSDGFVYRVDCRLRPFGESGPLVVNFNHVEDYLQTHGREWERYAFVKARVIYGEQRDKQKFDKIVASFVYRKYIDFGVINTLREMKDLISQQMAKKGNLNNIKLGIGGIREIEFIVQFFQLVHGGQNPRLQSRRIIEVLHEIEATGYLSTQDVNELVVAYRFLRRVENRLQMFNDEQIHVIPENQKQLQLLSESMSFLTVNDFQQALKIHTDAVNKVFAQIRSDDHQEDDYVDIWKKLSQLDECDDAQALNVSGYKEFSAVAEKIHALMNSSAYRNQDKEGRRRLNLFMPCFLRELNQVDSPALAINRLALLLQNILRRSAYLVLLYENQQVLKQLIAVASASPWIASHLTSYPLLLDELVVNSEEEYLLTQNEIKQQFASEILAYDQLDYDVILERVRLFKHARELRVACADVLNKISVMKVSDQLSWTAESLVDGCVKYLERSYDSSMKDNLAVIAFGKLGGLELSYGSDLDLVYIAQNEQQSTYLEQARVPYVVKVSKFAQRLTQMLTLQTVSGRLYDVDTRLRPDGESGSIVPSFAFVEDYYKSRAWMWELQALVRARCVSGSLGVREQFANMRKHILCQQRDNKKLALAVADMREKMLKTKASKSSGVFHLKNDEGGITDIEFMVQYAVLAHAYKDNSLCGYSDNVRLLERLAGGGFISSSMATELSDIYCRFRNIMHRIALQSGKPEAAQDEYANERKIVRDCWNKILGEK; via the coding sequence ATGAGAGACTCAATTATCATTTCTGCGCAAACTCAAGAGAGGTGGCAAGAATTTATTTCTAAGCAATCGCTTTCGGCTAAAACTGTAGAGAGCCAGGAGCTTGTTAAGACACTTTGGGAGCGAAGTAAATATAGTGAACGTTTATGCCAGAAATATCCGCACTGGCTTAGTGAGCTGGTAGAAGTTAGTTCTGCGCCTCTGAAGCGATCCATCGTAGTTGACCAAGTTTATCAGGCTGTAGTTGAAGCGAATGAAGAAGAATCATTGAAACAATGTCTTCGTGAAATTCGTCATAAATTGTTATTGCAAATCTGTTGGAAGGACTTGGTATTAAGGGCAGAGATATTAGATATTTTGCAGGAGTTAAGTGTGCTTGCAGATGCCTGTGTGAAGGTGACAGCAGATTGGATGAGAAACTCATTAATCGAAAAATATGGTGTGCCTCGAACAGAACAAAATCAGCAAGTTAATTTTGTAGTCATTGCTATGGGGAAACTTGGTGGCGAGGAATTGAATTTTTCCTCTGATATTGATGTCATGTTTTGTTATTCAGATTCAGGTCAGAGTGATGGAGAGCAATCAATCTCCAATCAGGAATTTTTCACTCAGTTTGCTCAAGGAGTGATTCGTATATTGTCAGACGTTACGTCTGATGGGTTTGTCTATCGTGTTGACTGTCGTCTGCGACCTTTTGGTGAGTCAGGGCCATTGGTGGTGAATTTCAATCATGTAGAAGATTATTTACAAACTCATGGGCGTGAATGGGAACGTTATGCTTTTGTTAAAGCGCGTGTTATTTATGGCGAACAAAGAGATAAACAAAAATTCGACAAAATAGTAGCTTCTTTTGTTTATCGTAAATATATAGATTTTGGGGTGATAAATACTCTGCGTGAAATGAAAGATCTGATCTCTCAGCAGATGGCTAAAAAAGGCAATCTAAATAATATCAAACTAGGGATTGGTGGTATTCGAGAAATTGAATTTATTGTGCAGTTTTTTCAATTGGTTCACGGAGGGCAAAATCCACGACTTCAATCGCGAAGAATTATTGAAGTTTTACATGAGATAGAAGCAACAGGTTATTTGAGTACGCAAGATGTAAATGAGCTAGTAGTGGCGTATCGATTTTTACGGCGTGTAGAGAATCGTCTGCAAATGTTTAATGATGAACAAATTCATGTGATTCCAGAGAATCAAAAGCAATTGCAATTGTTGTCTGAATCTATGAGTTTTTTAACTGTAAATGATTTTCAGCAAGCATTAAAAATACATACAGACGCAGTGAATAAGGTATTTGCGCAAATTCGCAGTGATGATCATCAAGAAGATGACTATGTTGATATTTGGAAGAAATTAAGTCAGTTAGACGAATGTGATGATGCGCAAGCATTGAATGTATCTGGGTATAAAGAATTTTCTGCTGTTGCTGAAAAAATTCACGCGTTAATGAACAGCTCAGCATATAGGAACCAAGATAAAGAAGGACGTCGTCGACTAAATTTGTTTATGCCATGCTTTTTGCGTGAATTAAATCAAGTTGATTCGCCAGCTTTAGCAATTAATCGTTTAGCGCTTTTGCTCCAAAATATTTTACGTCGTTCCGCTTATCTAGTGTTGCTGTATGAGAATCAGCAAGTATTGAAGCAGCTAATTGCAGTCGCATCGGCGAGCCCATGGATTGCAAGTCACTTAACATCTTATCCATTATTGTTAGATGAGTTGGTAGTCAATTCAGAAGAAGAATATTTATTAACTCAGAATGAAATCAAGCAGCAGTTTGCAAGTGAAATCTTGGCATACGATCAACTTGATTATGATGTCATTCTGGAACGAGTGCGCCTATTTAAACATGCACGTGAATTGCGAGTAGCTTGTGCAGATGTGCTAAATAAGATTTCTGTAATGAAAGTTAGTGACCAGTTAAGTTGGACAGCGGAGAGTTTGGTAGATGGCTGTGTTAAATATTTAGAGAGATCATATGATTCAAGCATGAAAGATAATTTAGCAGTGATTGCATTTGGAAAATTAGGTGGGCTCGAGTTGAGCTATGGGTCTGATTTGGATCTTGTATATATTGCCCAAAATGAGCAACAGTCTACCTATTTAGAACAGGCGAGGGTTCCGTATGTTGTTAAAGTATCCAAATTTGCTCAACGCCTTACTCAAATGCTAACTCTTCAGACGGTATCTGGAAGGTTATACGATGTTGATACAAGGTTGAGGCCAGATGGTGAGTCAGGGTCGATTGTCCCTTCTTTTGCATTTGTCGAGGATTATTATAAATCCCGTGCTTGGATGTGGGAGCTGCAAGCATTAGTACGTGCGCGTTGTGTGTCAGGATCTTTGGGGGTGCGAGAACAATTTGCAAACATGCGTAAACATATTCTTTGTCAGCAAAGGGATAACAAAAAGCTCGCCTTAGCAGTAGCAGATATGCGCGAAAAAATGCTCAAAACCAAAGCAAGTAAGTCATCCGGCGTATTTCATCTTAAAAACGACGAAGGAGGTATCACGGATATCGAATTTATGGTCCAATACGCGGTTCTCGCGCATGCATATAAGGATAATTCTTTATGTGGCTACTCAGATAATGTGCGTTTACTCGAACGCCTGGCTGGCGGTGGGTTTATATCAAGCTCTATGGCAACAGAGTTGTCTGATATATATTGCCGGTTTCGAAACATAATGCACCGAATAGCATTGCAATCTGGGAAGCCTGAAGCAGCGCAAGATGAGTACGCTAATGAGAGAAAGATAGTAAGAGATTGTTGGAATAAAATTTTAGGCGAAAAATAA
- a CDS encoding Fe(3+) ABC transporter substrate-binding protein: MKLHIKSILYITLCCVITQHAAAKEEELNVYSARKEAYIKPLLDQFAEQHNIQVNLVTSKADALIQRLNNEGKNSPADVFITTDAGRLHRAKDADLLQAITNESVIQLSPEQYRDPSGYWLGLSVRARVIVYSNERVQASELSTYENLTDPKWENRICVRSSNNIYNQSLVASFIAHHGIKATQQWANDFVANFARKPQGGDRDQIKAVAAGQCDIAVVNSYYLGNMINGSDEEKAAASKVKLFWPNQNDRGTHVNISGIGITKHADNIELANQLITFLFTKESQAWYGDVNLEFPVINNIKLNQTLENWGPFKADTLNLGKLGELNSIAVQIMDIAKWR; the protein is encoded by the coding sequence ATGAAACTTCATATTAAATCAATACTTTACATTACACTTTGCTGTGTAATCACACAACATGCCGCTGCTAAAGAAGAAGAGCTGAATGTATATTCCGCACGTAAAGAGGCTTATATAAAACCTTTACTTGATCAATTTGCTGAGCAGCACAATATTCAAGTTAACTTAGTCACTAGTAAAGCAGATGCGTTAATCCAACGTCTCAACAATGAAGGTAAAAATTCTCCTGCAGACGTATTCATCACAACAGATGCCGGGCGATTGCATCGCGCTAAAGACGCTGATCTTTTGCAAGCGATTACCAATGAATCTGTTATTCAATTGTCACCAGAACAATACCGTGATCCATCAGGCTATTGGCTGGGACTATCCGTACGTGCTCGTGTAATTGTGTATAGCAATGAACGAGTGCAAGCATCAGAACTTTCAACTTACGAAAATTTAACTGACCCAAAGTGGGAAAATAGAATATGTGTTAGATCATCGAACAACATATACAATCAGTCATTAGTCGCATCGTTCATTGCTCACCACGGGATCAAAGCCACACAACAATGGGCTAATGATTTTGTTGCTAACTTTGCGCGAAAACCTCAAGGCGGAGATCGAGATCAAATAAAAGCGGTCGCGGCAGGTCAATGTGATATTGCTGTAGTAAATTCGTATTATTTAGGAAACATGATTAACGGTAGCGATGAAGAAAAAGCTGCTGCCTCTAAAGTAAAATTATTCTGGCCCAATCAAAATGATCGTGGCACACATGTCAACATCAGTGGCATTGGTATCACAAAGCATGCAGATAATATTGAATTGGCTAATCAGCTAATTACATTTTTATTCACCAAAGAATCACAAGCCTGGTATGGTGACGTTAACCTAGAGTTTCCTGTCATTAACAACATAAAGTTAAACCAAACTTTAGAAAACTGGGGGCCATTTAAAGCCGATACATTAAATCTGGGAAAACTCGGAGAACTTAATTCCATTGCTGTTCAAATAATGGATATAGCTAAATGGCGATAA